Within the Alteromonas sp. M12 genome, the region TGCGCACATCAGCGGATCTGTCTAAACCATCATACTCTCTGCCAATTAACTCGCTGTATAAGGTTTCTCGTTCCACGAGTTTGGATGGGTTGGTAGCTAATTTCCACAGCATATCGAATTCGTGACTGGTCAGTTGAATCGATTCGTCTGACAAAAATACTTGTCGAGAATTGCGGTTGATTCTCAACTGCCCAAAATGCAATTCGTCAGTTTGTTGCATCGCTTCATTGTTGTGTGTGTCACTGCGCCTTAATAATGCATTTATGCGCGCTAACAGCACGCGGGGTTCTACTGGTTTAATAACGTAATCGTCTGCACCGAGTTCTAATCCCAACACTTGGTCGAAGTCGGAGCTCTTCGCGGTCACAAACAACAGAGGTCCGCTAAAGGTTTTGCGTAATTTTTTGCACAACTCGAAACCATCTTCGCCAGGCAACATGATGTCGAGAATAATAATGTCAGGTTCGAATGTTGCCATGCTTTGAGTCAACTTTAAGGAGTCGTATAAACAATGGACTTCAAAATCCTGCTGGTTCAGAAAATTAGCCATTAATTGGCTTAAGCGTTTGTCATCCTCAATCAATAAAATGCGTTTGTTCAAAATAGACTCCAAGGTTGCCTAACCCGTCTAACCTGCTTTTTGCTAGCTCTGGCTTTAATATCCATTTCATGGGACAGAATGACAGTACCATTTTCAGACTTGAGATATAATACAGTATCTTCGTTGAAACGAATTACAAGGGTGTTTTGTTGCGCCGTTCCTGACCAGCAACTTAACCTCGTTTGATCTTGATAATAGCAGTAGGTTCCTGGTTGTAAATTCTGAAAATTAAGTGTTAATGCCATTTCGCAGGTGTCACCTAAGTTTTCCACAATGCATACTTTAGGCTGAACACTCCAACTGGGTGCCGCCCCCCATACTTTTGGTATGCCGACAATTATTGTCAACACCATCACCAGTAAATAGCCAATTTTGAATTTGCAGCAGCACTGATTCATCAAAAACGCCGCCCCAAACCAACAAACAAATTGGTCACATTGTTTTCTTCTACAATAGGGCTATTAATCATTGAAGTATGTAGTTTGCGATAGGCAGCATTGGCTATCCAGTGCCAATTTTCATCGAGTTTTTTAGTATACAAAAGTGATATACCGGGTTGCAGCCCAGAAGATACTTGATAGTGATAGTTCGGATTCGCAGTGTCTTTTTTATCAATTCCATAATAATAGTTTGCTAAGTTAGCACTTTTCCAAACTATGCTAGGGCGCACCATAAACTGCCAGTTATCGCCAATCCAGTAATATTGATAAGAAAGATTGGCCTTTTGACCTTGATGCACGTTGCTCGCATCGGTTTCGATAGAAAAACTGATTTCGTGATTACCGTTATAAAAATGGAATCGAGTACCGAAATTAATTGCCCAACTTCGACCGCTGATTTCGTCAACTGAGAGTCTAGCGTCCTCGG harbors:
- a CDS encoding MipA/OmpV family protein, whose protein sequence is MLKHYLICVIFFIATGYASPLLGCETSKNCIQEEEWDIGVAFGIGVRSNPLVDGDNFPNVILFDVAWYGEQFYFDNGEIGYQWQQTEKTGIETYLTLDREKTFFELWHPGNVTVPAAFPSSPSIEPPNKDTDGDLTSEDARLSVDEISGRSWAINFGTRFHFYNGNHEISFSIETDASNVHQGQKANLSYQYYWIGDNWQFMVRPSIVWKSANLANYYYGIDKKDTANPNYHYQVSSGLQPGISLLYTKKLDENWHWIANAAYRKLHTSMINSPIVEENNVTNLFVGLGRRF
- a CDS encoding DUF3019 domain-containing protein, with the protein product MTIIVGIPKVWGAAPSWSVQPKVCIVENLGDTCEMALTLNFQNLQPGTYCYYQDQTRLSCWSGTAQQNTLVIRFNEDTVLYLKSENGTVILSHEMDIKARASKKQVRRVRQPWSLF
- a CDS encoding response regulator produces the protein MNKRILLIEDDKRLSQLMANFLNQQDFEVHCLYDSLKLTQSMATFEPDIIILDIMLPGEDGFELCKKLRKTFSGPLLFVTAKSSDFDQVLGLELGADDYVIKPVEPRVLLARINALLRRSDTHNNEAMQQTDELHFGQLRINRNSRQVFLSDESIQLTSHEFDMLWKLATNPSKLVERETLYSELIGREYDGLDRSADVRISRLRKKLRDNPQNPYKIKTIWGKGFFFVPDAWE